The Sorangiineae bacterium MSr11954 DNA segment ACGGTGCCCCTTGGGTATTCTGGAGGTGTACGTGGGTGCCGTGCACTTCCTCGGCCTTCGACAGTTCCAGTCCGGGGAGCTCAAGCGGTGCTTCGCGGCCATCGTGCGCGGCGTAGACGCTGGTCTTTCCTACTTCAAGGATCAGCGGGTGAAGCAAACCGGCGCATCCCTCGGGAGAATCGTCACACCAGACGAAATACAGTTGCTTCACCGGTTCGTCGAAGTCCTCCAAGCGCGCTTCAAACCACAAATGGACGACGTCCGACTGCGACCAGGTTGGGCGTCGCAAGAGCAACGACCATGATCCAATCCCGCACGATATCTTTCCAGCACGCATATTCCGTCGCCCTGCTCGCGACGGCCTGCTCCTCACCGCAGGTCCCAGCGCGCGTTTTCCCGAAGGTGCCGACCGCGGCGGCGGTTTCGACGCCGCTTGACGTGAAGGCGCGGACCTTCCTCGAGGAGCTTGGACGCTCCGAATGGGAGCACCCACGCAGCGCGTTCACGGCGCGATTGTCTAACGCGCTTCCACCCTCCAAGCTTCAATCGGTTTGGAGGAGCGTGGAGTCCTCTGCGGGGCCATTCCATAAGGTTTCGGTGACCGAGATGACGGATGGATCGCGCGTCGTTCGGGCGGTCTGCAGGTTCGACCGCGCCACCCTGACGTTCAAAATCACCTACGACACCGAAGCCCGCGTCGCGGGGTTCTACGTCTTGCCCCCGCCTTCCTCCTCCACGTGGGTTGCACCGCCGTACGCGGACCCTGAGGCGTTCGAGGAACGCGAGGTGAAGGTTGGTACTCAGCCCGCATTACCAGGAGTCGTGAGCGTGCCAAAAGGAGCCGGACCCTTTCCGGCAGCGGTTCTGGTGCATGGTTCCGGACCGATGGACCGCGACGAGAGTGTGGGAGGCGTCAAGGTGTTCAAGGACTTTGCCTGGGCGGTTGGCAGAGGTTGAGCTCATTGACACCACGATGAGGACGTATAAAAGACGGCTGGTAGCTCCAACCGAAGGCAAATGGACGAGAGCGAACGAGGTGCTCGAATCTTCTGTCGCGCGGCTTGCGCAACTCGTTGACGCGGTGCCAAGTGGAGTTGAAATGGAAAAGCTGCGCGCGCGACTGGGGGGGCTGGACGCGCGCCTGTTTTCGAAAGTGCTCTTCGTGGCCCTCGATAGGAAGCGCGTTCAAAGGCTGGGCCGAGAGGGGAAAGACGACCTTCTTCTTCCCGCGAACCCGCACGTCGAGGAAAAGACGCTCACGAATCCGGCTGCTCTCAAACGTGCGGGACGTCCCCGATGAAAGAGCCGACCCCTCTTGCAAGCGAGATCGAGCAACTGATCTTCACACCCGATTATATCATTCATGTCCTGCGCAACTCGGGCCCCCTTACGACGAGCGTCCTGACGGCGCGCATGAAGAGAGCAGGCTGGTCGACAAAACGGAAGAATGCACTCGAGAGAGTTAGCACATTTCTCGGTCGGCTGCTCGTTGCGCGGAAGGTGGCGATGACTGCGGATCATCGCTACAGGTTGGTGTCATGATGCACTGCGTACCATGCCTGAAGTGCTATGAATCACGTGCATGCCGTGGCATTCATGAAACCCCGCATTGGCACGGAAGTAGGGGGCGACTGAGTCCAACTGCATCCGCTTCGCGGAATGCGGGCGGTGGCGAAGAGCGAGGGATCATGTCGAAGGCGTTGTTCATGGCGGCGCGCCAACTTGCGCGCGAATTCGCGGATGGTGTGATGAAGCCGGGAAAGCTTGGTTGCAGGGAGCCTCTCCCTGCGAAACATGCTCGCGCCCAGCCCACAAGGGACGTTTGCAAGGGGCCACGCTCATTTCGAGGGGGCGCATGCGCCTCTCGCTCGGACGCGTCGCGGTGCTGGTCTGCGGTGCTTGATGGGCAGCCCCCGCGTTGCGGTATGACCGTATCACGCACGACCCGCGCGTTCGACGAACGCAGCGGTGCCGGGCACACGAGGTAGCATGTCGAACCAGCTCTTTTTGGAGACGCGCGAGTGCGCGCGCAGGTTTACCGACGGCGTGCTCGACGCGGTGCTCGCTGCGTCGCTCGAGGAGCTTCATGCGGCGCGGGCCCGCCGCGCGGAATCCGTCCGTGCGCCGAACGGCGGTCCCGCACGAGGTACCGCGTGGAACCGGTTCTTCTTCGAGGTGCGCCAGTGCGCGTTTAAATTCACCGATGGAGTTCTCGATGCGGTGCTCGCCGGATCGCTCGAGGAACTGTACGTCGCACGAGCCGGCCGCGCGGCAGTTGCAGAGCGCAGCGGCGGGGTGGTCCGCGCCAGCGTAGCCGCTCGCAGCGCGCGCACCGGTGCGCCAGATCCTGCCGCGATCGATGCTGGCTTCGACGCGACGCTCATCGCGCGCACTGGCGGCCGTGTAGCGCGCGTCGCCAAGACGGCCGTTTCCTCCGAGCTTACGGCTGCACCGGATGATGTGGCCATCGACGCGCTCCTCGACCGGATGCTCGAGCTGCTCAAGGTGCGCCCGGAAGGCGTCCGCTCGGAGGAACTACGTGCGTTTCTGAGAATGGAAAAGGTACCTTTTCGCACCCTCATGAAGGAGGCAGAGGAGGCGGACTTGGTCGTACGAAGGGGGGAGAAGCGCACGACGACGTTCTTGGCGGTGTAACGCGTGAAGCGAACGGAACTTGCCTGCTGCCTGCCAAATTGCGGACAAAGAACTCGAACGAATTTGTCCGCTGCTTTACGCAAAATATCGACACCTGTTTGCGAACATCAACGTGCCTACAATTCGATGATACCATTTGTGTGACAATGGGAATGCCGAAGGAGCGCCGTGAGCCACTGCCGACCTGGAAGAGGTCCCTCCATCGTGCGGCTCACTGCGCTCCTCCGGCATTTCGGAAAAATTGAGCCACGTCAACGATGCGTCACGTACACGAAAGGATTTTTTTTCTTCGGAAATTGGCAAGCTGTTGTCGCGGTTTCACATGAGTGCTCGGTCCATGGGCGACCCCGCCCCGCCAGATCGTCGGCATGAATCTTCGAAAAGAGCCATGAGAAAGAATCATGCGGATAGCGCCCAGTTGGAGGGTGCAAACGACTACCAAGATGAAACCAGGGGCACACTTCACGAGGACGGCTCGAAGGGAGCGACCGATGTCAGGTCGTTTGACGTTATTCTCTTGGCCGCGCGCGATATGACCCTCGCGGGGAGAGCTGAGTTCAGCTTGCCACATCTCGCCGTGGTGAGTTGGATGCGTGCTCCGCATCGGTTTGGCTTGCGTGGATTCGAGATAGCGTACCCTGACATTCAATGCGTCTCAGCTGAACTTACCGAACAGCGATACCAATGGCTCGAGAAGACGCGCCCCGATTACTACCGACTAACAGCGCTTGGGCTCACGAGGGCCTCCGAGCTCGGCAATCCCAAGTGCGAGATTGCAATGGTGCACGGGGAACGGCTTGCCGAGTCGTGGTGCAATGTTGCCCTTGGACATCACGAGCAAGCCATCCGTGCCGCGCCGCTGTCGGACGTGGCCCGGAACGCCATTACGCGCTACGCCGGTCATCGCGTGTTCCGTCAATGGCTCGCAAATCCCGAGCAACCGTCAACATGGGCGGATGTTGGCGCCTTTTTCGAGTTTTCAGTGCCGCCTATCGAATTCAGTCGCCGCACTGAAAGGGTGTTGCAGCACATATGTGCGGCTATAACGTGGTGCCGAGAGCACGGTCGCGGTGGGATCGTCGGAAGCGTCGGTATAGTTACCATTATTCAGCTCGAAAAGTTGCGTCAGTTTATTCAACATCTGCGTGAGCGCTTTTCGGGATGAAGCACGAAACAGGGGTAGTGATGGTCCACTTTTCGGTGAGGAGCAGCAGGGTGTTGCACCAGGAGACGCACACTTGTTGGTCTTGGTCGCGGCAGATGAGTCTCAACAAATGGATCTCTTGGGGTGTGCCGGTACCGCGGCCGATGTGGTCTTGGAGAAGACGCTTTGCTGCGTCAGGATCTCGAAGGATCAGGGCGCGTGCTCGGTCGGCTACGCTGGTGGGCGAGAAGGATGCGGGGGAGCACCGTCGCCGGATCGGGGCCGTCGAAGACTTCGCGGTTGGTGAGGCAGCGGAAAAGTACGCAACCCAGCGAAAAGAGGTCGGCGCGACCGTCGAGATCCGGGACGCTGCGCGCTTGCTCGAGAGCCATGTAGCCAACCGCGCTGCGGTCGATTGCGTATCGAGCTTTACCCCGGCTGCCGGCGAATACCCCCGGCGACTTGCGGCAGCGTATCCTCGATTCCGAACCACGCCGCTTTTCGGTCGACGAAGATGTGCCGCATCGGCCGCACCTCGGGATCGTCGTCGAGGCTCCCAGCCGGAATCGACACGAGCCCGCGCTCGGCATGAACGGTCGGCACCGGGCTACCGCACGATGCGCAGAACGTCCTTCGGTAGCCGGGAGGCGAATCGCGCACCGGCGATTCGTAGAGGCGAATCTGCGACTCACCGCCAAGCCATCGAAATTGGGAGAGCTCGGCAACGATCTCGGCGAAGAAGGCCGAGCCGGTGTCAACGGCCACCGAAAACTGACCCATCTCGGCCATCAAAAACTGACCCACCCCGCCGCGATGGGGGGCACTCACCGCGTGAGCGCCGGCACCTCCTGGGTCGCTTTGGGTTTGCTCTCGTCAGATCTTGAATCTGTCTTTTTGGTGGCCGCGGCCGGGACACGGTCTCCCGGACCGCGAGTGACGAGGACCTCCGCATGCTGGGCCAGACGGTCCAGGAGTGCGGCCGTCAGCTTGTCGTCGACGAAGACCCGGTTCCATTCACTAAAAGCCAGATTCGATGTGATCACCGTTGCGCACCGTTCGTGCCGGGTGGACAAGACGTCGAAGAGCAGCTCTCCGCCGGCTTTTTCAAACGGTACAAAGCCAAGTTCGTCCACCACCAAGAGTGAAACCCTTCGCAGTCGCTCTTGCAGGCGAGAAAGAGCGCGTGCATCCCGGGCCTCGGTCAGTGCCCGGACCAAGTCGGAGGCGCGGTAAAAGAGCACGTGGTGGCCGCGCTTGATGGCCTCGATGGCGAGCGCGATGGCCAAGTGCGTTTTTCCGGTGCCCACGGGGCCCAAGATCACGATGTTGCGCGCCGTCGGAATCCAGGCACCACGAGCCAAGTCTTCGACGCGGGCGCGTTCGAGACCGTGTGGCCTCCGCCAATCGAATTGCGACATCGTTTTGTGCACGGGCAGACGAGCCGCTCGCATGCGGCGCCCAATCGCGTGCTCGGCGCGGACTGCGAGCTCGGCGTCGAGCAACGCCCGCAAGTACTGCAACGGTGACCAGCCTTCGGCCAGCGATTGACGTCCCAGCGTTTCGCACTCTCGTGCGACGGTCGGCAGCTTGAGTACGCGCGTATGGGCGCGTACGGCGGCCAAGAGCACGTTGTCGGTGCTCATGCCGATGCCCTCTCGAGAAGCACGTCGTAGCGCGATAGGTCGGGCGTCTCGACCGCGTATTCCGATAATGCCAGCGGGACAGCGGCGAGGGTTTCGGTGCGCCTTGTGCGTTGCAGAAAGGGCACCAGCGTACCGCACGCAAGGGCGGTGATGATGGCTCGCTTGACCCGACCGACTCCCTCGCGGTCAGCGCGCTCCAACCACGGAGCCAGTCTTCGTGCAGCTTCGATCAGGTCGGGCGAATACCGATTGCAAAGCGTCTCCCAGAGCTCGGGCCATGGTGAGCCGAATTGTGCCACCAACTCGTGAGCGACCTGGCGCAGAGCTTGTGGCTTGCGCGATAGTGGCAGTAACAAATGCCGATAGTCGATACTTCGGCCACCGAAGGCCACGCGAGGATGGCAGATGGTCTCGTCGCCTTTGGCGAAGGTGACGGTGTCGATGCCTAGGAATAGGTCGACCATCTGACCGCACCACCGACTGGGCACCGAGTAGTGAGCGCCCGCGACGAGGTAGCTGGCGTGGTGGCGAAGCTGCACGGTGCGCACCTGGCGGCCGTCAAAAGGCGCTGGGAGAGGCCGCAGCGCGCTGCGCTCGCGGGCCCAGGCCTCGACGTACATCGGATTGCGCGAATGCTGAGCATCGAGGCGTGCTTGCAAAGCCGTGGTCATGGCGGCAAGTGATTCACCGCGCGGAATGGGCACCAAATGCTGGCGACGTACGTGTCCTCCGCGGCGCTCGACTCCTCCCTTGTCGTGGCCTTCGCCGGGGCGGCAAAAACGTGGCTCGAAGGCGTAGTGGGCGCAAAGCGCGGCAAATCGGGGCCGAAGCAGCCGTGGCGCCCCAACGAGGATCTTGGCCACGGCAGCGCTCAAGTTGTCATAGGCCACGGCGGCCACCACCCCCGCGAAGTAGGTAAACGCCGCAACGTGAGCCGCTAAGAACCAAGTGGCGTCTTGTTGCGCGCAGAGCATGGCGAAGTCGCGCCCTGAGTGCATCAAGCGCATCACGAACATCCACGCCTTCTGGCGAATCCCCGAGGGCTCGACCCACACCTCGAAAAAATCCACCTGTGCGAGCTCGCCCGGCGTGTACACCAGGGGAACAGTCACCTCACGCTCACCGCTCCGGAATTCGGCCACCAATCGCCGCACGGTGCGCTCGCTCGCCGTGTGCCCGTTTTCACGCAATAGCTCCCACAGCCGCTTGGCCGTCAGCCGCTGTTTGCCCGCCGTAAAGGATCGGCGCGCTCGCCAGATAGCCGCGGCCGCCGTGGCCACCTCGTCGCGCACCGGGCTTGGTCGGACCTGTTTTTCTGGCCTTGGAACCGGAATCTTGTTGGCCCTCACGTATCGCCGAATCGTGTTTCGCGACAATCCGAGCTCCCGCGCCACTTCTCGAATCGGAACCCCTTCGCTCGCCACCTTGTGTCGAATCACTGCCACCACGTCCATCGGCACCATCCCCGGACGACGACTCCATCGCCCGCTCGCCTGTCCACCCCTTTCAGGGGTGGGTCAATTTTCCCTGGCCGAAACTGCTCCCCCCCGCGCTTCGCTCCGCCGGGTGGGTCAATTTCTGGTGGCCGTCGTGGGTCAATTTAACGTGGCCGCGTACAGCCGGTCGACTTGCGGCATCGCGAACAGTGGTCGAGTACGAAGTCGACGACCGCGCCGCCCGATTCAAAGCTGACCGCACCGCACAAACAAGAGCCGATCATCGTGGTTCCCCTCCCGCACACCCGTTCCCAACCTCGCGCGCTCACGCCTCGCGCGCCGGCCGCGCGCTCGCGTTCACCCCCGCGAATCGCGCGCCCACATCGTCTCGAAGAATGCGCACAGCTCCTCGTGCCGCAACCCCGCATCGCGGCGCCCCAATTCGATCAGCTCCGCCGCGAACTCGCCATCGAAGAGCACATACGACAACAAATCCGACTCCGAGTCGCCGCCCGCCTCGGCGAGCCGCCGCATGACGCGCGCGAGCGCGCCCGACAGACGCCCTTGAAAGCGCGGCGAGCGCACGAAATCGACGCTCATCTTGCCGATGTCCTCCGAGGCCCGCACCAACAAGGTCGTGAGCGGCCGCATCTTCGGCGTATCTTTGGGCCGCCCCAGCTCGTCGTTGATGGCGTCGATGAACCCGGGACCATAACGGTGCACGCCGGCCGATAGCAAACGGTTGATCCCCTCCAGGCGCGCCAAATCGGTGTCGAGCCGGTCGAGCAGCAACGAGTTGAGCGCCTTGCCCAGCAAGAGCAGCGGCCCGGGGCGAGGCTCGTCTTCGGCGGGCCGCTCGGCGGGGATACTGCGGATATGGCGCGGATTGACGATAATCAAACCGTCCGCGCCCAGCCGCCGCGCGGGCGACAAGGGGACGTTTTGACGGAGACCGCCATCGCAGTAGTACTGCCCGTCGATCAAGATGGGGCGAAATAGGATCGGGATCGCGGCGGAGGCCAGCGCGTGATGCTCGGTCAATGTCGCGGCGCGCGGCTCGATCGTCGGATCGTGGCTCCAGGCCACCAGGCCCGATCCGGCGCGCTGCACGAAGACCACCGTCTTGCCGCTGGCCACGTGCGTGGTGGACATGGTGATGGCGCTGAAGAGCCCCCGCGCCAGGTTCTCGCCGATGCGCGCGAACGGGATTTGGTCGACCACCAGCTTTTCGAGGCCGCTCGTATCGAACAAGGCGCGCGAGCCCGTGAGCAGCCCCCGCAAATCCGATTTGACCAAGTCGCCGATGCGAAGGCTGCACCACACGTCGATGAGCCGCTGGGCCCGGCCGCGGGGCTCGTCCGCGAAGGCCGCGAGCGCCGCCACATTGAGGGCCCCCACCGAGGTGCCGCAGAGCACATCGAGCGGGACCTCGCGGCCCAGCGCGCGCGACACGTCTTCCAGAATGTACGAGACGACGCCGACCTCGTACGCGCCCCGCGCGGCGCCGCCGGCTAGAATGAGCGCGATCTTTTTCAAGGGCTCGGACCCACCACGAGGAGCTCACCCCCCTCAGGCCGCTCAGGCCGCGCGCACATCGATGAGTCGAAATGCATCCACGTCCATGAGACCACGATCCGTGAGCTTCAGCGAGGGGATCACCGGTAGGCTGAGGAACGCCAGTTGCAAAAAAGGCTCCGGCAGCTCGCACCCGATGTCCGTGCTGGCGCGATGCAAATCGACCAGCGCCCGCTCGACGAAACCCGCGTCCTCCGGCGACATGAGCCCGCCGATGGGCAAGGGGAGACGCGCGCGCACGCTTCCCTGGCTCACCACACAAAAGCCGCCACCGCACGCGATGAGCGCGGCGAGGGCCGCCCGCATGTCGGAGGGATTGGAGCCCACGACGATCAAGTTGTGGCTATCGTGCCCGACGCTCGATGCGATGGCGCCCCGCAAATGGCGGCCGAATCCGCGAACGTAGCCATTGGCCGGCTTGAGGCCGTGACCGTGGCGCTCGAGCACCGTCAGCCGCGCGACCCCCTCGGCGTCGTGGGCCATCACCGCGCGATCGGTCAGAATCCGCCCCTCGCGAACGCCGATGACATGAACGCTGCCCTTGGGGCCCTCGAGATCGGCGAGCTCCGGGACCTTGGCGCGCATCGTCTCCCGCGCCGCGCCGTTTTCGGCGGCCGCGCGCGCGGCGCTGCTGTCCAGATCGAGCTCGCCCGCGGGGGTGCCCGAGACGAGCACGTCGGAGATGGCGCAGGTGTTCGCGTCGTCGAGCAAAATAAGGTCGGCGACATACCCCGGTGCAATGGCCCCGCGCCGCGTGAGCCCGTAGTGCCGCGCCACGCTGAACGATGCGGAGCGGTAGGCAACCTCCGCCGGCACGCCAAGGCCGATGGCGCCGCGCACCAGGTGATCGATGTGCCCCTCGCGCGCGATGTCCAGCGGGTTGCGATCGTCGGTGCAGAAGCCGATGCTCGTGGAGGTGGCCATGGTGAGCAGCGGGGCCAGGGCCCGCAGATCCTTGGCGACGCTCCCTTCGCGGATCCACACCGCGATGCCCTTGCCGAGCTTTTCGCGCGCCTCCTCCAGCTCCGAGCTCTCGTGGCACGAGGAGATGCCGGCCGCCGCGTACGACGAGAGATCGCGCCCGCGCACCAGCGGGCAGTGCCCATCGATGCGCCGCCCGGCGAAGAGCGCGAGCTTGGCGAGCACCTCGGGATCGGCGTGGAGCACGCCCGGCACGTTCATCATCTCGGCCAAGCCGAGGGTCTTGGGATGATCGAGCAACGTGGAGAGCGCCGCGGCGTCGATGGTCCCCCCCCCGTTGGTCTCGAAGGCGGTGGCCGGAACGCAGGAGCTCAGCATCACCCGCAGGTTGAGCGCCATGTCCTGGGAGGCGTCGAGGAAATAGCGGATGCCGGGGAGGCCCACCACATTTGCAAGCTCGTGGGGATCGCAGATGGCCGAGGTCGTGCCCCGCCCGAGCACCGCGCGCTGGAAATGATGCGGCGTGAGGAGGGAGCTCTCCACGTGCACGTGCGCATCGCAGAACCCCGGCACCACCGCGCGCCCTTTGCCCTCGAGGACGCGGCGGGCTGCGAGGCCCGGCTCGACCCCCACGATGTAACCATCCTGGATGGCGAGATCGCCTTGGTGCCAGGTGCAGCTGAAGACATCGAGGTAGCGCACATCGCGAACCACCGCATCGCACGGCGCGCGCCCCTGCGCCGCATCGATCAACCGAGCCAATTTCGCCGCTTCCATCTTCGTAGTGTATCAAGAAACGGACGCGGTAGGATGCGGCGCATGCCCCGACACCCGATGCACGGTTCCTCCCGCGGCCCTGCTCCACACCGCGCCCCCGCTGCGCCCTTCGCGTTCGCCACGTTTGCCGCGATCGCCACCCGCGTCACGCGCGTCACGCGCACCACGATCGGCATGCGCGCCGCGTTGGCTGCGCTCGCCGCGCTCGCCCTCGCCCCCACCATGGGCTGCAGCGCACGCGCATCGTCGGCGCCCGCGCCCGCGGCGTCATCGTCCGTCGAGGTTCACAGCACCGGCGCCAGCATCGCATCCCTCCAGGTGGCGCCGGAGTCGCTGCAAGTCGACAAGGTGGGAGGGCGCGACGGCTACCTCTATCCCGACGGCCTGCGCGATCTCGTCTTCACGGCCGATGTCACCGGCCCCATTTCGGCCTTTTTTCTCCTCTCCACCGACGAGCGAGGCGAGCCGAACGGCTTCTTCCGAACCAACACCTTGACCCGCGCGGAAGAAGCCCCGAAGGAGTTCGGAGGCATGCTCGAGCTCGGGCGCATGACACCCGGGCTCGGCGTGTATGAAGAGGGCAAACCCCTCAACAAGGACAGCGGCGCGGTGAACGTCCCGGCCGGCCGTCATCTCTTGAAACTTTACACGTCGAACCCGGGCAACGTGACGTCGCGAAGTTACCTTCGCCTGTTCGGCGTTCTAGCCGATAAGTCCATCGTCAAGAGCCCCATCCTCGCGATCCCGTGACCTCGGCGAAGACGCGCTCCCGGGCGCGTCGGTGCCGGCCTTCTCGGCTTGCCCGAGGCGAACGGCAGGGAAGAGGAAGCTCAATGCGAGCGCCGCCGCCGCCATCGCCGCGATGATGCGGAAGATGGTGACCAGCGAGCCCTCGAGCTGCGCCGCGATATGCTGCAACACCCTCGGATCGAGGTGGCGCCCGTGCTCGGGGCCCATCACCTCGGACAAGGTCCGCGCATCGGCCGTGCCCGCGAGCCCCGCGGCCAGCACCGCGCCCAGCGCGCCGATGGCGATCGAGCCGCCGATGGTGCGCGCGAAGGAGCTCGCCGCGGTGGCCACCCCGCGCTGCTGCCACGCCACGCTCTCCTGGACCACCAGGATCACGGGCGTGTTGGCGAACCCCAGCCCCAGCCCCAAAAAGAACATGATGACGTGAACCACCGCGGAGCTGGCGGTGGCGTGGATCTCGATGGCCAGGGCGACGGTCGCCGAGGTGGCGAAGACCCACCCGATGATCATCAGCGCGCGGTATGAAATGCGCGCCAGGATCCGGCCGGTTACGGCCGAGGCGATGGGCCACCCGATGAGCAGCGGGGCCAGGGTGGAGCCGGCCTCGGTGGGGCTCGTGCCCAAGATCCCTTGCATGTACAAGGGAAGGTAGGTGACCGTCGACATCAAGCTCGCGCCCACGGCCGCCGCCAGCGCACAGGCGATCCCGATCACGCGGCGCCGCAGAAGATCGAGCGGCAGCACCGGCTCGGCGGCGCGCCCTTCGACCACCACGAAGGCGATGGCGAGCGCGATGGCCAGCGGGATGGTGATCGCGGGGTACGTCTGGCTGGTGCCCAAGAGCAAGGCGATCACGGCGCTCGCCAGGAGCGCCGCGCCGGGCAGATCGAGGCGCACCGCGCGACGGGTCACCGACTCGTGGAAGGCGCCGAAGTACAGGACGGCCGCGATCAGGCCCACGGGGACGTTCACATAGAACACCCACCGCCACGAGAGGTAGCGGACCAAAATCCCCCCGAGGAAGGGCCCGCTCATCCCGGCGACCGCCCAGACGGTGCCGAAGATCCCCTGGATCCGCGCGCGCTCCTTGGCCGTGTACATGTCGCCCGCGACCGTGAAGGCGAGGGTCTGAATCCCGCCCGCGCCCAGCGCTTGCAAACCTCGGAACGCGATGAGCGCGCCCATCGAGTGCGCGAGACCGCTGGCCATCGAGCCGACGAGAAAGACGGTGATGGCGAACAGCATGAGCGGTTTGCGCCCGTAGAGATCGGCCAGCTTGCCGTACAAGGGCATGGTGACCGTGCTCCCGAGCAAATAGATGGACCC contains these protein-coding regions:
- a CDS encoding patatin-like phospholipase family protein; the protein is MKKIALILAGGAARGAYEVGVVSYILEDVSRALGREVPLDVLCGTSVGALNVAALAAFADEPRGRAQRLIDVWCSLRIGDLVKSDLRGLLTGSRALFDTSGLEKLVVDQIPFARIGENLARGLFSAITMSTTHVASGKTVVFVQRAGSGLVAWSHDPTIEPRAATLTEHHALASAAIPILFRPILIDGQYYCDGGLRQNVPLSPARRLGADGLIIVNPRHIRSIPAERPAEDEPRPGPLLLLGKALNSLLLDRLDTDLARLEGINRLLSAGVHRYGPGFIDAINDELGRPKDTPKMRPLTTLLVRASEDIGKMSVDFVRSPRFQGRLSGALARVMRRLAEAGGDSESDLLSYVLFDGEFAAELIELGRRDAGLRHEELCAFFETMWARDSRG
- a CDS encoding GFA family protein encodes the protein MSAPHRGGVGQFLMAEMGQFSVAVDTGSAFFAEIVAELSQFRWLGGESQIRLYESPVRDSPPGYRRTFCASCGSPVPTVHAERGLVSIPAGSLDDDPEVRPMRHIFVDRKAAWFGIEDTLPQVAGGIRRQPG
- the ade gene encoding adenine deaminase, whose protein sequence is MEAAKLARLIDAAQGRAPCDAVVRDVRYLDVFSCTWHQGDLAIQDGYIVGVEPGLAARRVLEGKGRAVVPGFCDAHVHVESSLLTPHHFQRAVLGRGTTSAICDPHELANVVGLPGIRYFLDASQDMALNLRVMLSSCVPATAFETNGGGTIDAAALSTLLDHPKTLGLAEMMNVPGVLHADPEVLAKLALFAGRRIDGHCPLVRGRDLSSYAAAGISSCHESSELEEAREKLGKGIAVWIREGSVAKDLRALAPLLTMATSTSIGFCTDDRNPLDIAREGHIDHLVRGAIGLGVPAEVAYRSASFSVARHYGLTRRGAIAPGYVADLILLDDANTCAISDVLVSGTPAGELDLDSSAARAAAENGAARETMRAKVPELADLEGPKGSVHVIGVREGRILTDRAVMAHDAEGVARLTVLERHGHGLKPANGYVRGFGRHLRGAIASSVGHDSHNLIVVGSNPSDMRAALAALIACGGGFCVVSQGSVRARLPLPIGGLMSPEDAGFVERALVDLHRASTDIGCELPEPFLQLAFLSLPVIPSLKLTDRGLMDVDAFRLIDVRAA
- the istB gene encoding IS21-like element helper ATPase IstB — protein: MSTDNVLLAAVRAHTRVLKLPTVARECETLGRQSLAEGWSPLQYLRALLDAELAVRAEHAIGRRMRAARLPVHKTMSQFDWRRPHGLERARVEDLARGAWIPTARNIVILGPVGTGKTHLAIALAIEAIKRGHHVLFYRASDLVRALTEARDARALSRLQERLRRVSLLVVDELGFVPFEKAGGELLFDVLSTRHERCATVITSNLAFSEWNRVFVDDKLTAALLDRLAQHAEVLVTRGPGDRVPAAATKKTDSRSDESKPKATQEVPALTR
- a CDS encoding MFS transporter, producing MSSPHSSPSSSASSAQKRTNRPVTTAAILLSIFMAAMEMTVIATAMPTVVADLGGLELYGWVGSIYLLGSTVTMPLYGKLADLYGRKPLMLFAITVFLVGSMASGLAHSMGALIAFRGLQALGAGGIQTLAFTVAGDMYTAKERARIQGIFGTVWAVAGMSGPFLGGILVRYLSWRWVFYVNVPVGLIAAVLYFGAFHESVTRRAVRLDLPGAALLASAVIALLLGTSQTYPAITIPLAIALAIAFVVVEGRAAEPVLPLDLLRRRVIGIACALAAAVGASLMSTVTYLPLYMQGILGTSPTEAGSTLAPLLIGWPIASAVTGRILARISYRALMIIGWVFATSATVALAIEIHATASSAVVHVIMFFLGLGLGFANTPVILVVQESVAWQQRGVATAASSFARTIGGSIAIGALGAVLAAGLAGTADARTLSEVMGPEHGRHLDPRVLQHIAAQLEGSLVTIFRIIAAMAAAALALSFLFPAVRLGQAEKAGTDAPGSASSPRSRDREDGALDDGLIG
- the istA gene encoding IS21 family transposase gives rise to the protein MVPMDVVAVIRHKVASEGVPIREVARELGLSRNTIRRYVRANKIPVPRPEKQVRPSPVRDEVATAAAAIWRARRSFTAGKQRLTAKRLWELLRENGHTASERTVRRLVAEFRSGEREVTVPLVYTPGELAQVDFFEVWVEPSGIRQKAWMFVMRLMHSGRDFAMLCAQQDATWFLAAHVAAFTYFAGVVAAVAYDNLSAAVAKILVGAPRLLRPRFAALCAHYAFEPRFCRPGEGHDKGGVERRGGHVRRQHLVPIPRGESLAAMTTALQARLDAQHSRNPMYVEAWARERSALRPLPAPFDGRQVRTVQLRHHASYLVAGAHYSVPSRWCGQMVDLFLGIDTVTFAKGDETICHPRVAFGGRSIDYRHLLLPLSRKPQALRQVAHELVAQFGSPWPELWETLCNRYSPDLIEAARRLAPWLERADREGVGRVKRAIITALACGTLVPFLQRTRRTETLAAVPLALSEYAVETPDLSRYDVLLERASA
- a CDS encoding DUF3887 domain-containing protein, which encodes MIQSRTISFQHAYSVALLATACSSPQVPARVFPKVPTAAAVSTPLDVKARTFLEELGRSEWEHPRSAFTARLSNALPPSKLQSVWRSVESSAGPFHKVSVTEMTDGSRVVRAVCRFDRATLTFKITYDTEARVAGFYVLPPPSSSTWVAPPYADPEAFEEREVKVGTQPALPGVVSVPKGAGPFPAAVLVHGSGPMDRDESVGGVKVFKDFAWAVGRG